TAAGTGATGTGGAGGGGTTGTCCCGGTGCAGCCTGTTCTGGCGGAGCTTTACCCACTGGATCGGCGGTATGGGCGTGATCGTGTTTATCCTGGCGGTGCTGCCCATGACCGGCGGAAGCACCATGAACCTCATGCGGGCGGAGAGCCCGGGCCCGTCTGTGGGAAAACTGGTGCCCAAGATCCGGCAGACAGCTATGCTTCTGTATAAGATTTATTTTTTCATGACGGTGGTCGAGATTATCATCCTCATTGCAGGCGGTATGCCGGTATTTGATGCGCTGACGACGTCGTTTGGTACAGCAGGCACCGGAGGTTTTGGTATCAAAAACAACAGCATGGCCGGTTACAGTGATTTCCTCATCAATACGGTGACGGTGTTCATGATCCTGTTCGGCGTGAACTTCAACGTGTATTACCTGATTTATGCAAAAAAATTCCGCAAGGCGGCAGCTTGCGAGGAGATGCACTGGTATTTCCTGATCATCGCGGCGGCCATCGGTGTGATCACCATCAATATCCGGGGTATGTTCGGAAGTCCGCTGCAGGCACTGAAGCATGCGGCGTTTCAGGTGGGCTCTATCATTACGACAACGGGTTATTCCACCACGGACTTTGATATGTGGCCTCAGCTGTCCAGGACGATCCTCGTGGTACTCATGTTCATCGGTGCCTGCGCAGGCAGTACCGGTGGCGGAATAAAGGTGTCCCGTATTCTTGTGCTGGTAAAAACGGTGAAAAAGGAGCTGGACTCCTTTGTGCACCCCAGGCTTGTAAAGAAAATCCATCTGGAAGGCCGCCCCATTGAGCATGAGACACTGCGTTCCATCAACGTGTTTACCATTTCCTATCTGGTGATCTTTGCGGCTTCCGTACTGGTCATTGCGCTGGATGAATTTGACCTGGTGACCAATTTTACAGCGGTGGCAGCCACATTTAACAATATTGGACCCGGTCTTTCCAAGGTGGGGCCGACAATGAATTTCGGCAGTTTTTCCGTGCTGAGTAAATATGTGCTCATGTTTGATATGCTGGCCGGCCGGCTGGAGCTGTTCCCTGTGCTGCTGTGCCTGTATCCGTCCACCTGGAAAAAGTTCTAGCAGAAATATTTTATGTGTATAGAAAAATTTCATAAATTTCTATAATATTTTACAATTTTTAATTTCACGATTCTTGTATTTCTGACAGGATTGTC
Above is a window of Oscillospiraceae bacterium NTUH-002-81 DNA encoding:
- a CDS encoding TrkH family potassium uptake protein; this translates as MNYAIIRYLLGWVLIFESCFLTLPCITAVIYQEREGFAFLAVLALCLVLGMLLTARRPKRDTFYTKEGFVVVTLAWVLLSAMGALPFVFNGDIPSFTDALFETISGFTTTGASILSDVEGLSRCSLFWRSFTHWIGGMGVIVFILAVLPMTGGSTMNLMRAESPGPSVGKLVPKIRQTAMLLYKIYFFMTVVEIIILIAGGMPVFDALTTSFGTAGTGGFGIKNNSMAGYSDFLINTVTVFMILFGVNFNVYYLIYAKKFRKAAACEEMHWYFLIIAAAIGVITINIRGMFGSPLQALKHAAFQVGSIITTTGYSTTDFDMWPQLSRTILVVLMFIGACAGSTGGGIKVSRILVLVKTVKKELDSFVHPRLVKKIHLEGRPIEHETLRSINVFTISYLVIFAASVLVIALDEFDLVTNFTAVAATFNNIGPGLSKVGPTMNFGSFSVLSKYVLMFDMLAGRLELFPVLLCLYPSTWKKF